From Pyxicephalus adspersus chromosome 7, UCB_Pads_2.0, whole genome shotgun sequence, a single genomic window includes:
- the LOC140334821 gene encoding uncharacterized protein isoform X4: protein MQNRSRSFTSMECIDHLLVGIFSRGDRSTYEWLIRDVISIKGVKDVRPVLITNDFTHFKNEVHKCSIGILYHSQKRGRLNITDVTDSLYDEELRYMCQVYGQENVMVVIGDMEDTSDEKKASLLSGQPSIGYFARDLFLFNEIKGDRAPFQASKKKVLENCIKEIARKKLRKKPCFIYSFIIFVILVILLIVILVVYLHPNNHTKPGQPTPPTNITSAWQLTPPTNITSAWQPTPLTNITSAWQPTPPTNITSAFQGG from the exons ATGCAGAACCG TTCCAGGTCCTTCACAAGCATGGAATGTATTGACCATTTATTAGTTGGAATATTCTCCCGAGGGGACAGGAGCACCTATGAGTGGCTGATTCGAGATGTCATCAGCATAAAGGGGGTGAAAGATGTGCGGCCTGTCCTAATCACCAATGACTTTACCCACTTTAAAAACGAAGTCCATAAGTGTTCAATTGGCATCCTTTACCACAGCCAGAAAAGAGGACGCCTAAACATCACTGATGTCACTGACAGCCTGTATGATGAAGAGCTGAGATACATGTGCCAAGTGTATG GACAGGAGAACGTGATGGTAGTGATCGGTGACATGGAGGACACCAGTGATGAGAAGAAGGCTTCGCTCCTCAGTGGACAGCCCAGCATCGGTTATTTTGCCCGAGATCTCTTCCTCTTCAATGAGATTAAGGGTGATAGAGCTCCTTTTCAGGCATCGAAAAAGAAAGTTCTAGAGAACTGTATCAAAGAAATAG CCCGGAAGAAGCTCCGTAAG aaacCTTGCTTCATCTACAGCTTCATTATTTTCGTAATCCTGGTGATTTTGCTCATCGTGATCCTAGTTGTGTATCTCCATCCAAACAATCACACAAAACCTGGGCAACCTACACCGCCGACCAATATAACCAGTGCCTGGCAACTTACACCGCCGACCAATATAACCAGCGCCTGGCAACCTACACCGCTGACCAATATAACGAGCGCCTGGCAACCTACACCGCCGACCAATATAACCAGCGCCTTTCAAGGGGGCTGA
- the LOC140334821 gene encoding uncharacterized protein isoform X1, with translation MFLGFEWKPEYPEETHADTGRTCKLHADSVLAEMQNWDLALQSSRSFTSMECIDHLLVGIFSRGDRSTYEWLIRDVISIKGVKDVRPVLITNDFTHFKNEVHKCSIGILYHSQKRGRLNITDVTDSLYDEELRYMCQVYGQENVMVVIGDMEDTSDEKKASLLSGQPSIGYFARDLFLFNEIKGDRAPFQASKKKVLENCIKEIARKKLRKKPCFIYSFIIFVILVILLIVILVVYLHPNNHTKPGQPTPPTNITSAWQLTPPTNITSAWQPTPLTNITSAWQPTPPTNITSAFQGG, from the exons atgtttttgggatttgagtggaaaccggagtacccagaggaaacccacgcagacacggggagaacctgcaaactccatgcagatagtgtcctggctgagatgcaaaactgggacctagcactgcaaag TTCCAGGTCCTTCACAAGCATGGAATGTATTGACCATTTATTAGTTGGAATATTCTCCCGAGGGGACAGGAGCACCTATGAGTGGCTGATTCGAGATGTCATCAGCATAAAGGGGGTGAAAGATGTGCGGCCTGTCCTAATCACCAATGACTTTACCCACTTTAAAAACGAAGTCCATAAGTGTTCAATTGGCATCCTTTACCACAGCCAGAAAAGAGGACGCCTAAACATCACTGATGTCACTGACAGCCTGTATGATGAAGAGCTGAGATACATGTGCCAAGTGTATG GACAGGAGAACGTGATGGTAGTGATCGGTGACATGGAGGACACCAGTGATGAGAAGAAGGCTTCGCTCCTCAGTGGACAGCCCAGCATCGGTTATTTTGCCCGAGATCTCTTCCTCTTCAATGAGATTAAGGGTGATAGAGCTCCTTTTCAGGCATCGAAAAAGAAAGTTCTAGAGAACTGTATCAAAGAAATAG CCCGGAAGAAGCTCCGTAAG aaacCTTGCTTCATCTACAGCTTCATTATTTTCGTAATCCTGGTGATTTTGCTCATCGTGATCCTAGTTGTGTATCTCCATCCAAACAATCACACAAAACCTGGGCAACCTACACCGCCGACCAATATAACCAGTGCCTGGCAACTTACACCGCCGACCAATATAACCAGCGCCTGGCAACCTACACCGCTGACCAATATAACGAGCGCCTGGCAACCTACACCGCCGACCAATATAACCAGCGCCTTTCAAGGGGGCTGA
- the LOC140334821 gene encoding uncharacterized protein isoform X3, protein MQNWDLALQSSRSFTSMECIDHLLVGIFSRGDRSTYEWLIRDVISIKGVKDVRPVLITNDFTHFKNEVHKCSIGILYHSQKRGRLNITDVTDSLYDEELRYMCQVYGQENVMVVIGDMEDTSDEKKASLLSGQPSIGYFARDLFLFNEIKGDRAPFQASKKKVLENCIKEIARKKLRKKPCFIYSFIIFVILVILLIVILVVYLHPNNHTKPGQPTPPTNITSAWQLTPPTNITSAWQPTPLTNITSAWQPTPPTNITSAFQGG, encoded by the exons atgcaaaactgggacctagcactgcaaag TTCCAGGTCCTTCACAAGCATGGAATGTATTGACCATTTATTAGTTGGAATATTCTCCCGAGGGGACAGGAGCACCTATGAGTGGCTGATTCGAGATGTCATCAGCATAAAGGGGGTGAAAGATGTGCGGCCTGTCCTAATCACCAATGACTTTACCCACTTTAAAAACGAAGTCCATAAGTGTTCAATTGGCATCCTTTACCACAGCCAGAAAAGAGGACGCCTAAACATCACTGATGTCACTGACAGCCTGTATGATGAAGAGCTGAGATACATGTGCCAAGTGTATG GACAGGAGAACGTGATGGTAGTGATCGGTGACATGGAGGACACCAGTGATGAGAAGAAGGCTTCGCTCCTCAGTGGACAGCCCAGCATCGGTTATTTTGCCCGAGATCTCTTCCTCTTCAATGAGATTAAGGGTGATAGAGCTCCTTTTCAGGCATCGAAAAAGAAAGTTCTAGAGAACTGTATCAAAGAAATAG CCCGGAAGAAGCTCCGTAAG aaacCTTGCTTCATCTACAGCTTCATTATTTTCGTAATCCTGGTGATTTTGCTCATCGTGATCCTAGTTGTGTATCTCCATCCAAACAATCACACAAAACCTGGGCAACCTACACCGCCGACCAATATAACCAGTGCCTGGCAACTTACACCGCCGACCAATATAACCAGCGCCTGGCAACCTACACCGCTGACCAATATAACGAGCGCCTGGCAACCTACACCGCCGACCAATATAACCAGCGCCTTTCAAGGGGGCTGA
- the LOC140334821 gene encoding uncharacterized protein isoform X2, whose amino-acid sequence MFLGFEWKPEYPEETHADTGRTCKLHADSVLAEMQNWDLALQSSRSFTSMECIDHLLVGIFSRGDRSTYEWLIRDVISIKGVKDVRPVLITNDFTHFKNEVHKCSIGILYHSQKRGRLNITDVTDSLYDEELRYMCQVYGQENVMVVIGDMEDTSDEKKASLLSGQPSIGYFARDLFLFNEIKGDRAPFQASKKKVLENCIKEIARKKLRKKPCFIYSFIIFVILVILLIVILVVYLHPNNHTKPGQPTPPTNITSAWQLTPPTNITSAWQPTPPTNITSAFQGG is encoded by the exons atgtttttgggatttgagtggaaaccggagtacccagaggaaacccacgcagacacggggagaacctgcaaactccatgcagatagtgtcctggctgagatgcaaaactgggacctagcactgcaaag TTCCAGGTCCTTCACAAGCATGGAATGTATTGACCATTTATTAGTTGGAATATTCTCCCGAGGGGACAGGAGCACCTATGAGTGGCTGATTCGAGATGTCATCAGCATAAAGGGGGTGAAAGATGTGCGGCCTGTCCTAATCACCAATGACTTTACCCACTTTAAAAACGAAGTCCATAAGTGTTCAATTGGCATCCTTTACCACAGCCAGAAAAGAGGACGCCTAAACATCACTGATGTCACTGACAGCCTGTATGATGAAGAGCTGAGATACATGTGCCAAGTGTATG GACAGGAGAACGTGATGGTAGTGATCGGTGACATGGAGGACACCAGTGATGAGAAGAAGGCTTCGCTCCTCAGTGGACAGCCCAGCATCGGTTATTTTGCCCGAGATCTCTTCCTCTTCAATGAGATTAAGGGTGATAGAGCTCCTTTTCAGGCATCGAAAAAGAAAGTTCTAGAGAACTGTATCAAAGAAATAG CCCGGAAGAAGCTCCGTAAG aaacCTTGCTTCATCTACAGCTTCATTATTTTCGTAATCCTGGTGATTTTGCTCATCGTGATCCTAGTTGTGTATCTCCATCCAAACAATCACACAAAACCTGGGCAACCTACACCGCCGACCAATATAACCAGTGCCTGGCAACTTACACCGCCGACCAATATAACCAGCGCCTGGCAAC CTACACCGCCGACCAATATAACCAGCGCCTTTCAAGGGGGCTGA